AATTCTTTCCGGACATGATGGAAGACGGGGGTATATTTATCATACAGCTGTCAAAAAAGAATTTAGAAAACAGGGAATCGGAAAAAAGCTTGTTGAAGAAGCAATCTTGTCACTCAGAAATGAAGGGATAAACAAAGTCGCTTTGGTGGTTTTCAAGAATAATTCCGGGGGAAATAGTTTTTGGAAAGCATTGGGCTTTGAAGAAAGAAGTGATTTGATATACCGAAATCTGTCGTTACATGCTGAGAATATATAGTACTTGCCCTGTCCCCGGAAAATCTAAAGAAACAGTACACTACCTATAAATGCTGTTTTAAAAAGTCTATACATGACCGTTCCATTTGTTTTAATCCTAGCTCCTCTATTGGGAAATGCCCAGCCCTATCCAAAATTACGGTTTGTTTTTTACATCCTAAACGATTGTAAAAAAGATTGATAGTAGCGATCAAAAGGTTTCGCACTTTCAGATTTGATCGTAAGTGGATCTTTAATTCTGCGGTAGCGTTACATTGAGCCATTGTTCTCACTCCTTCAGGATTTTGTATCACTACTAAACCCTTCGGAGGAAACAATGGCTCCTTTTACTTAGTCAAATGTCAACACCGGAATGAAATTGCAGTTTTTCACCGGAGTTAAATTGCAGAGTTCCGGCAAAAATCTTTAGAAGCCAACGGCTCCAATTTTCATTCTGTCTTTCATGCGATACGAATCACCCTTCAGGCTGACTACATGCGAATGATGTAGGAGCCGGTCTAAGGTAGCAGTGGCGACCGCATCATCAGCCATAATCTCACCCCACTTGCCAAAGGTCTTGTTTGAAGTGAGGATGATAGATCCACGTTCATACCGGGTGTTGATG
The sequence above is drawn from the Sediminispirochaeta bajacaliforniensis DSM 16054 genome and encodes:
- a CDS encoding ATP-binding protein, with protein sequence INTRYERGSIILTSNKTFGKWGEIMADDAVATATLDRLLHHSHVVSLKGDSYRMKDRMKIGAVGF
- a CDS encoding GNAT family N-acetyltransferase, whose translation is MIIQKMEIDHYAEVKRIWTTTDGMGLRSIDDSKAGIEKFLLRNPNTNFICKMDNSIVGVILSGHDGRRGYIYHTAVKKEFRKQGIGKKLVEEAILSLRNEGINKVALVVFKNNSGGNSFWKALGFEERSDLIYRNLSLHAENI